A single window of Paenibacillus sp. FSL H8-0537 DNA harbors:
- a CDS encoding iron ABC transporter permease — MLGLNLLVLLLSIVFGERAVPPFEAIRTALHVGNDEFAFTIRGVRLPRVLTGFLAGCGLAVSGMILQIITRNPLASPGIIGLNSGAAAAVVAVMVLVPAYPMSQLPIAAFTGAVIVAALIYLLSWSNGISIIRLLLVGIGISAMAAACITYLLTLGNIFRVSQASVWMAGSLYGRTWEHFWPLLPWTVVLLPLVLLSVRQLDLFQLADDSAKGLGLRLERMRFWFILISVALAGSAVSMAGTIAFVGLIAPHMAVRLVGTRSLKRLPVTALLGGLIVIVADLIGRMVFSPYEIPAGLVTACIGAPYMIYLLMRRNTI, encoded by the coding sequence TTGCTTGGCTTGAATCTGCTTGTTCTGCTTTTGAGCATCGTATTTGGAGAGCGAGCGGTGCCTCCCTTCGAGGCGATTCGAACGGCGCTTCATGTCGGCAATGATGAATTTGCTTTTACGATCCGTGGAGTAAGACTGCCTAGAGTGCTCACCGGCTTCTTAGCTGGCTGCGGACTTGCTGTATCCGGCATGATTTTGCAGATCATTACTCGCAACCCGCTTGCCTCGCCAGGCATTATTGGGCTCAATTCGGGAGCAGCCGCAGCTGTAGTCGCTGTCATGGTGCTTGTGCCAGCATATCCGATGAGCCAGCTGCCTATTGCTGCTTTCACTGGTGCCGTCATTGTTGCGGCTCTGATCTATTTGTTGTCCTGGAGCAACGGCATTTCAATCATTCGATTGCTGTTAGTCGGAATTGGCATTTCAGCTATGGCAGCAGCATGTATCACCTATTTGCTGACACTTGGCAATATATTTCGCGTTTCCCAAGCCTCCGTATGGATGGCGGGCAGCTTGTATGGGCGGACATGGGAGCATTTTTGGCCTTTGCTGCCGTGGACGGTGGTGCTGCTCCCCTTAGTGCTGTTAAGTGTGCGCCAGCTTGATCTGTTTCAATTAGCCGATGATTCGGCCAAAGGGCTGGGTTTGCGCCTGGAGCGGATGAGATTTTGGTTTATCCTCATAAGCGTCGCCTTAGCGGGATCGGCCGTATCTATGGCGGGTACGATTGCGTTCGTTGGCCTTATCGCCCCTCACATGGCAGTGCGATTGGTTGGTACGCGCAGCCTAAAGCGTCTTCCCGTTACGGCTTTACTTGGCGGTTTAATCGTTATCGTTGCGGATTTGATAGGGAGAATGGTATTTTCCCCCTATGAAATACCGGCGGGTCTAGTTACCGCATGTATTGGTGCACCTTATATGATCTATTTGCTGATGAGGCGTAATACTATATAA
- a CDS encoding helix-turn-helix domain-containing protein, which yields MPLRSSKTNQLYLFSYIRKRKFPVHQGAGSYRIGVHVLCFILEGEASLLIDGLLCRIRPFELYLLVPGMIVDIPDRCSTITYYGLFFEPVMLVKEGKKFEGVKSLSLSGAFLPGHIPIRQPQQVLQRLLHMYDRSRGAARADAFSLRLLLEEFISFIITNAPEQREASDERIERSILYMKENYMRKINIDHLAEAAEMTTTAYSRLFRKMKVASPIEYLSQIRMDKAKQILDQEDRRVKEVADYVGFRSEFYFSRMFQRLVGVSPTVYMKRGTMKIAVASSLGFHEHLQSIGIEPACVVDLFQYPGIGEQAYSKQLDEQLSELKRSNCDLIIADHYHLHFKDSFKQIATPFFLDFSVWDWKRNFLKIAELVNREREAEAVLTRLDLSIEDAKQLLHHSMGEERITVMQVSHRAIGIQGKTAHPLNELIYKELALKPGGQVPEEMWRLEIPPEALPVLETEHLFIQKHHVLAGSEEIFNLMTQTAAWQETVAIHEGNVHAIPNWFVMSWTPLGRQQIIKTLIDLLAK from the coding sequence ATGCCGCTGCGTTCTTCGAAGACGAATCAGCTCTATTTATTTTCATATATACGGAAACGTAAGTTTCCCGTTCATCAAGGTGCAGGCAGCTATCGGATCGGCGTGCATGTCTTATGTTTTATTTTAGAAGGCGAAGCAAGCCTTTTAATAGATGGTCTATTGTGCAGAATTCGCCCCTTTGAGCTGTATCTGTTGGTGCCGGGAATGATCGTTGATATTCCGGACCGCTGCAGCACGATTACGTATTATGGTCTTTTTTTCGAGCCCGTCATGCTTGTGAAGGAAGGCAAAAAGTTTGAAGGGGTAAAATCATTATCGCTATCCGGCGCTTTTTTGCCGGGCCATATTCCTATTCGCCAGCCGCAGCAGGTGCTTCAACGATTGCTGCATATGTATGACCGAAGCAGAGGGGCAGCGAGGGCCGATGCTTTTTCCTTGCGGCTGCTGTTGGAAGAGTTTATAAGCTTTATTATTACAAATGCACCGGAGCAGCGTGAAGCGAGCGATGAGCGGATTGAGCGCAGCATCCTTTATATGAAAGAAAACTATATGCGGAAAATAAACATCGACCATTTGGCAGAGGCTGCCGAAATGACGACGACCGCCTACTCACGCCTCTTTCGCAAAATGAAGGTCGCAAGCCCTATTGAATATTTGAGTCAAATTCGGATGGATAAAGCGAAGCAAATACTCGATCAGGAAGATCGGCGCGTGAAGGAAGTGGCCGATTATGTCGGCTTTCGCAGCGAGTTTTATTTCAGCCGCATGTTTCAGCGTTTAGTCGGCGTATCGCCAACCGTTTATATGAAACGCGGAACGATGAAAATAGCGGTAGCTTCTTCCCTTGGCTTTCACGAGCATTTGCAGTCCATTGGCATCGAGCCTGCATGCGTCGTCGATTTGTTTCAATATCCAGGCATAGGGGAACAGGCGTATAGCAAACAGTTGGATGAGCAGCTTAGCGAGCTGAAGCGTTCCAATTGCGACTTAATTATTGCAGATCATTACCATTTGCATTTTAAAGACAGCTTTAAGCAGATCGCAACACCATTTTTTCTTGATTTTTCAGTGTGGGATTGGAAACGGAATTTTTTGAAAATTGCCGAGCTTGTAAACCGGGAGCGTGAAGCCGAAGCGGTGTTGACTCGTCTGGATTTGAGCATCGAAGATGCCAAGCAGCTTTTGCACCATTCGATGGGCGAGGAACGAATTACAGTTATGCAGGTCAGTCACCGGGCAATCGGCATTCAAGGGAAAACGGCCCATCCACTTAATGAGCTGATTTATAAAGAGCTTGCTCTAAAGCCGGGTGGACAAGTGCCAGAAGAGATGTGGAGGCTGGAAATTCCGCCGGAAGCGTTGCCTGTACTGGAGACAGAGCATTTGTTTATTCAGAAGCATCATGTTTTGGCAGGCAGCGAGGAAATATTCAATCTGATGACACAAACAGCTGCGTGGCAGGAGACAGTGGCTATTCATGAGGGGAATGTACATGCGATTCCTAATTGGTTCGTGATGAGCTGGACGCCGTTGGGAAGGCAGCAAATTATAAAAACGCTCATTGATTTGCTGGCAAAATAG